Within the Salvia hispanica cultivar TCC Black 2014 chromosome 4, UniMelb_Shisp_WGS_1.0, whole genome shotgun sequence genome, the region taatcgGCAAAATGTATGGAGGGTTCAAACTTAGCCACTGCAACCTTATATTTTTTCCTGAGACAAATAACTATAAGATGATCCTCATCACTGAGAATACGAGTttttgattgttttattttgtttgttatttgtgATTTCATAATTGGTGGGCATTTTTGGGCATTTTATAGTTATCATAGTTACAgcctttttatttgattattggGCATTTTTTACGGTAGTTCTCATTTAAAACGATttgcgaatttcaagtcattatttaaaaatgattaaagcTGTTGGCTAAACCGCCTACTCACATAATAGTGAGGATCAAtagtaaaatttcaatttgaaaaatcctttttttttttttcctttttcattccTTTACaaggaaaaatgaataatggCAATGCCAATTGGATTGGCGTGCAACAGCGCCTTCGAAAATGGCATGAATCAGAGATGGattgattgttgatttttggGATGGATTAAGACGTTCCGTGTTTGAAACACCCAATTGGATTGGCGTGATCAATCTATTGAACATGCCATTTGATTTTGCGTGATTCCCATTGGCAAACTTTTTTCCTAAATTCGACTAGAAGGCCAAGTAACAACAAAGTTCAGATAGATATGTATAAAGACAATTTAAGTTCATTCAATAGAAAACACAGGAATATGATGGTACCTTACTTTTCCTTCTAcctttatgtatttatttatgtgtACGTAACCAATACTTACCCCATCCCACATACTTCTTTCCAAACCAAAAGTTTCAATATCTTTCACAATCCGAAGTCGGAGTCGAAGTCTTCATCATTTTTGGCTTCGGAAGAGGAGTCCGATCCGAGGTTTGGTAAGTTGATAGAGTCCCCCGTGTAGTCGAGGGGAGAGTCGTCCAAGAACTCGTTGTCATACGCATACACCATCTCGGTGTAATCTAGATCAGGGAGTTCGAGGAGGTCCAGCTCGGGTGCTGCTCCAGTCATCGCGAGATTGTCGGACATCCTCGGTGCAAGATCTTGCCCTTTCTTTCTTGCCTCAATGATCTGCAATATTATGCAAagttaccattttttatatcgaaCATGAATGTGAATCATCCATGCATATGCAAATCTTTGCTTACATATCTTCCGTCTTCGACGTTCTGGTAGACGAGAATGAAGTCGTTGGTTACCAAACCATGCGCGTGCACAAATTCCCCTAAGAAGATTTGCCACCACATTATATAGATTTAAGGAGCAAACAAACTTGAAGGAAGCAAATGATGCAAGTTGGTTAGAGGTGTTCATACCGGTGTACTCGAGCACATACATCCGACTGCTGTTGTTCGGCCAGAATCTGTGTCGGATGATGTCATAAACCAAGTGAAAAAAAGACGCAAATAAACTTGAAAATGAGACAATCCTTTGTGTTTCAATGCCATAAATCACGCGAAAATGGTTTGCTTGACTTGATATGACAAGTTAAGATATTGTGTAAGATTTAATGACTAT harbors:
- the LOC125222690 gene encoding B3 domain-containing transcription factor FUS3-like, producing MERNGNAAEGGSRRGRGRGRGRRADLLAGPVQRGPRMVRARRASLQGLAMPGVHVPPLPVAREIDVSKLAYLFNKQLRNSDVGVLRRMILPKKEAEKYLPILQSKEGIAISMLDMDGIHEWWFKYRFWPNNSSRMYVLEYTGEFVHAHGLVTNDFILVYQNVEDGRYIIEARKKGQDLAPRMSDNLAMTGAAPELDLLELPDLDYTEMVYAYDNEFLDDSPLDYTGDSINLPNLGSDSSSEAKNDEDFDSDFGL